Proteins found in one Serinicoccus marinus DSM 15273 genomic segment:
- a CDS encoding DNA/RNA non-specific endonuclease produces MATCSIHIPGFTDLVAGVEKVRSDLPLDRSTVSGNLSGVMLGTGSLSRVDDVLSWADDEVRGLHRRLAMAQQIEASTPGVQMYAQFDEDDVSTKSQAQVEADAKKVADYLEEGGDIPQEILDLLAEGQNDPYFAQALAERVDLEDLSNTIAGAGMPPQPGGYDPDYQEKLEAWRQDYDALLDGLGQTMGLASRGTGDVAPPEGWSQQWIDGITTTEPPGQASRLAAVVSRGRWSTDFTVDLTQALYDYETGDEGYKGMWNLSSHPGPGGMYAGATLPDGTQAYDPMALVLEAVAKDPEAGMRIFEESGTTTVEVDGEDHEVSVFMDYLISQRRWPVDDGEAAGQMILAAATPYEGGSVYSAEVADDAYWASEAFKQEVESRGEDDPWWSSAGHIVLDALGLIPGIGELADLANGAWYYAEGNVVDGSLSMVALVPLGGQAATGAKWGRKVLTGEAAEAVLKNLDNVPLNQMDESVQLLAKADNVEPGVFRFDSMDDFNRAANNAHPNVRYEYDGMSWRTDVEGRPIEVGGELKLNPVGRNDPKLQTDIGKGPGSRDSDVGFHLIADSLGGPTNRLNVLPGNGKPIDDGLANLNQGAYAKMERELRDALKHGKSVNIDIRPIYPDASDWRPSEFRVTAFVDGRLRRFGPFVNK; encoded by the coding sequence ATGGCGACCTGCTCGATCCACATCCCGGGCTTCACCGACCTCGTCGCGGGCGTGGAGAAGGTGCGCTCCGACCTGCCGCTCGACCGGAGCACGGTGTCCGGCAACCTCAGCGGGGTCATGCTCGGGACCGGCTCGCTCTCCCGGGTCGACGACGTGCTCAGCTGGGCCGACGATGAGGTGCGCGGCCTACACCGGCGACTGGCGATGGCGCAGCAGATCGAGGCCTCGACCCCGGGCGTGCAGATGTATGCCCAGTTCGACGAGGACGACGTCTCCACCAAGAGCCAGGCCCAGGTGGAGGCCGACGCGAAGAAGGTCGCCGACTACCTCGAGGAGGGCGGGGACATCCCGCAGGAGATCCTCGACCTGCTCGCGGAGGGCCAGAACGACCCCTACTTCGCGCAGGCCCTGGCCGAGCGGGTCGACCTGGAGGACCTGTCCAACACCATCGCCGGCGCGGGGATGCCGCCGCAGCCCGGCGGCTACGACCCGGACTACCAGGAGAAGCTGGAGGCCTGGCGGCAGGACTACGACGCCTTGCTCGACGGGCTCGGGCAGACCATGGGTCTGGCCTCGCGCGGCACCGGCGACGTGGCCCCGCCGGAGGGGTGGAGCCAGCAGTGGATCGACGGCATCACGACGACCGAGCCGCCCGGCCAGGCCTCGCGGCTGGCGGCCGTGGTCTCGCGTGGCCGGTGGTCGACCGACTTCACCGTCGACCTCACCCAGGCGCTCTACGACTACGAGACCGGGGACGAGGGCTATAAGGGGATGTGGAACCTGAGCTCCCACCCCGGGCCCGGGGGCATGTATGCCGGAGCCACGCTCCCGGACGGCACGCAGGCCTACGACCCGATGGCACTGGTGCTAGAGGCTGTCGCGAAGGATCCCGAGGCGGGGATGCGGATCTTCGAGGAGTCGGGCACGACGACGGTGGAGGTCGACGGCGAGGACCACGAGGTGAGTGTCTTCATGGACTACCTCATCTCGCAGCGGAGGTGGCCCGTCGACGACGGTGAGGCCGCAGGCCAGATGATCCTGGCCGCCGCCACCCCCTACGAGGGGGGATCGGTCTACTCGGCCGAGGTCGCCGACGACGCCTACTGGGCGAGCGAGGCCTTCAAGCAGGAGGTGGAGTCGCGCGGCGAGGACGACCCGTGGTGGTCCTCGGCCGGGCACATTGTCCTGGACGCCCTTGGCCTGATCCCCGGGATCGGCGAACTCGCCGACCTCGCGAATGGCGCCTGGTACTACGCCGAGGGCAATGTCGTCGACGGATCGCTGTCGATGGTGGCACTGGTCCCGCTCGGTGGGCAGGCAGCCACCGGTGCCAAGTGGGGGCGGAAGGTCCTGACGGGCGAGGCGGCAGAGGCCGTCCTCAAGAACCTCGACAACGTGCCGCTGAACCAGATGGATGAGTCGGTGCAGCTGCTCGCCAAGGCCGACAACGTCGAGCCCGGCGTCTTCCGGTTCGACTCGATGGACGACTTCAACCGGGCGGCCAACAACGCCCACCCCAACGTGCGCTACGAGTACGACGGGATGTCCTGGCGCACCGATGTCGAGGGCAGGCCGATCGAGGTCGGTGGGGAGCTCAAGCTCAACCCTGTCGGCCGTAACGACCCCAAGCTGCAGACCGACATCGGGAAGGGCCCGGGATCACGCGACTCCGATGTGGGCTTCCACCTCATCGCCGACTCCCTCGGTGGCCCGACCAACCGGCTCAACGTCCTGCCCGGCAACGGCAAGCCGATCGACGACGGGCTGGCGAACCTCAACCAGGGCGCCTACGCGAAGATGGAGCGAGAATTGCGGGACGCCCTGAAGCACGGCAAGAGTGTCAACATCGACATCCGACCGATCTACCCCGACGCCAGCGATTGGAGACCGTCCGAGTTTCGAGTCACTGCGTTTGTCGATGGCCGGCTCCGGCGCTTCGGGCCGTTCGTCAACAAGTAA
- a CDS encoding glycogen/starch/alpha-glucan phosphorylase, with the protein MTSTHPHPVITDESPSADANRRGPSFEASHELATGPVTSPPRTVEGFVREFLDQLNFGQGVKLSQSTINDQYLALARTVRSYLMASWLETGHRRRKNPTRMVGYLSAEYLLGRQLGNNLLASDLQGIAEQAMEQCGIDMAALRGQEVEPGLGNGGLGRLAACFVDSLATMDQPCIGYGIRYEYGIFRQTFVAGRQVEEPDSWLRLGSPWEFPHPERAVQVGFGGHTETSVDEDGTEHTRWVPAWQVRGVPYHYMVPGFRNGVVNTLRLWSAEANQAFDLQTFNAGDYAQASRAEIFAENISKVLYPDDSTPQGKELRLQQQYFFVACSLRDFIENTLPRDVDLRELPQRIIFQLNDTHPVIAVPELMRILVDEKGFDWDEAWDITQQCFAYTCHTLLPEALEVWPVDLLGRLLPRHLEIIYRINEEFLLEVRDAFPGDEGRVRRMSIIAEQPQRAVRMAYLATVAGAKVNGVAELHSQLLRDDVLPDFHALWPEKFTNVTNGITPRRFLYLANRRLSDLINETIGTGWVTDLEQLRQLEPYADDADFRQRFRDVKDANKERLGKLLRVRDGIELSQDHLLDVMVKRLHEYKRQTLKLLHVVSVYEGVLSGRTPIDQVTPRTVLFGAKAAPGYHMAKEIIFLINSVAETVNTDPVMDGRLQVLFPANYNVTLAEKVIPAADLSEQISLAGKEASGTGNMKFALNGALTIGTLDGANVEILDLVGEDNFFLFGMTEPEVEELRQRGYVPSSFYEADPVLKATIDLIGSGHFTGGDRGAVSAVLDNLLNHDPFMALAGFGSYLEAQDRVERAYADPEAWSRSTILNVARCGFFSSDRSMRDYLDRIWLPGDA; encoded by the coding sequence GTGACCTCCACGCACCCGCACCCCGTCATCACCGACGAGAGCCCGTCCGCCGACGCCAACCGGCGCGGCCCCAGCTTCGAGGCGTCGCACGAGCTGGCGACCGGCCCGGTGACCTCGCCGCCGCGCACCGTCGAAGGCTTCGTCCGTGAGTTCCTGGACCAGCTCAACTTCGGGCAGGGCGTCAAGCTGTCGCAGTCGACGATCAACGACCAGTACCTCGCGCTCGCCCGGACCGTGCGCTCCTACCTCATGGCGTCCTGGCTGGAGACCGGGCACCGGCGCCGCAAGAACCCCACGCGCATGGTCGGTTACCTCTCGGCGGAGTACCTCCTGGGCCGCCAGCTCGGCAACAACCTGCTCGCCTCGGACCTGCAGGGCATCGCCGAGCAGGCGATGGAGCAGTGCGGCATCGACATGGCGGCGCTGCGCGGCCAGGAGGTCGAGCCCGGCCTGGGCAACGGCGGCCTCGGGCGGCTCGCCGCCTGCTTCGTCGACTCACTCGCGACGATGGACCAGCCCTGCATCGGCTACGGCATCCGCTACGAGTACGGCATCTTTCGGCAGACCTTCGTCGCGGGCCGCCAGGTCGAGGAGCCGGACAGCTGGCTGCGCCTGGGCAGCCCGTGGGAGTTCCCGCACCCCGAGCGCGCCGTCCAGGTCGGCTTCGGCGGGCATACCGAGACCTCGGTCGACGAGGACGGCACCGAGCACACCCGCTGGGTCCCCGCCTGGCAGGTCCGCGGCGTCCCCTACCACTACATGGTCCCCGGCTTCCGCAACGGCGTCGTCAACACCCTGCGGCTGTGGAGCGCCGAGGCCAACCAGGCCTTCGACCTGCAGACCTTCAACGCCGGCGACTACGCACAGGCCTCCCGCGCGGAGATCTTCGCGGAGAACATCTCCAAGGTGCTCTACCCCGACGACTCGACGCCGCAGGGCAAAGAGCTGCGGCTGCAGCAGCAGTACTTCTTCGTCGCCTGCAGCCTGCGCGACTTCATCGAGAACACGCTGCCGCGCGACGTGGACCTGCGCGAGCTGCCGCAGCGGATCATCTTCCAGCTCAACGACACCCACCCGGTCATCGCGGTGCCCGAGCTCATGCGCATCCTCGTCGACGAGAAGGGCTTCGACTGGGACGAGGCGTGGGACATCACCCAGCAGTGCTTCGCCTACACCTGCCACACGCTGCTCCCCGAAGCGCTCGAGGTGTGGCCCGTCGACCTGCTGGGGCGGCTGCTGCCGCGCCACCTGGAGATCATTTACCGCATCAACGAAGAGTTCCTGCTCGAGGTGCGCGACGCCTTCCCCGGCGACGAGGGCCGGGTGCGGCGGATGTCGATCATCGCCGAGCAGCCGCAGCGCGCGGTGCGGATGGCCTACCTCGCCACCGTCGCGGGCGCCAAGGTCAACGGGGTCGCCGAGCTGCACAGCCAGCTGCTGCGCGACGACGTGCTGCCCGACTTCCACGCGCTGTGGCCGGAGAAGTTCACCAACGTCACCAACGGCATCACCCCGCGCCGCTTCCTCTACCTGGCCAACCGGCGGTTGTCGGACCTCATCAACGAGACCATCGGGACCGGTTGGGTCACCGACCTGGAGCAGCTGCGCCAGCTCGAGCCGTATGCCGACGACGCAGACTTCCGGCAGCGGTTCCGGGACGTCAAGGACGCCAACAAGGAGCGGCTCGGCAAGCTGCTGCGCGTCCGTGACGGCATCGAGCTCTCGCAGGACCACCTGCTCGACGTCATGGTCAAGCGGCTGCACGAGTACAAGCGGCAGACCCTCAAGCTGCTGCACGTCGTCTCGGTCTACGAGGGAGTCCTCTCGGGCCGCACTCCGATCGACCAGGTGACCCCGCGCACGGTGCTCTTCGGCGCCAAGGCGGCGCCGGGCTACCACATGGCCAAGGAGATCATCTTCCTCATCAACTCGGTCGCGGAGACGGTGAACACCGACCCGGTGATGGACGGCCGGCTGCAGGTGCTCTTCCCGGCCAACTACAACGTCACCCTCGCGGAGAAGGTCATCCCGGCCGCCGATCTGTCCGAGCAGATCTCGCTGGCCGGCAAGGAGGCCTCGGGCACCGGCAACATGAAGTTCGCGCTCAACGGCGCCCTGACGATCGGCACCCTCGACGGCGCCAACGTCGAGATCCTCGACCTCGTCGGGGAGGACAACTTCTTCCTCTTCGGCATGACCGAGCCGGAGGTCGAGGAACTGCGCCAGCGGGGTTACGTCCCCAGCTCGTTCTACGAGGCGGACCCGGTGCTGAAGGCCACGATCGACCTCATCGGCAGCGGCCACTTCACCGGCGGCGACCGGGGCGCCGTCTCGGCGGTGCTGGACAACCTGCTCAACCACGACCCGTTCATGGCGCTGGCAGGATTCGGGTCCTACCTCGAAGCCCAGGACCGCGTGGAGCGGGCCTACGCCGACCCCGAGGCGTGGAGCCGCTCGACGATCCTCAACGTCGCCCGCTGCGGGTTCTTCTCCTCCGACCGCTCGATGCGCGACTACCTCGACCGGATCTGGCTGCCCGGGGACGCGTGA
- a CDS encoding IclR family transcriptional regulator translates to MGTSNAPAAGHALAILTLLARHATPVAAATIARELGLPRSTTYHLLTVLVEQQYAVHLPEERRYGLGVAAYELGSAYTRQAPLQRLARPRLTRLADACGHNAHLAVLHGPDVLYVIEERVAGRPSLVTDAGVRLPATLTASGLAILAALPAAQVRALFPSREAFVQRHEEGPRSLMELRRVLTETRARGYAVEDGLVTPGLASVASAVLDHSGHPVAGVAVTYPADRDLRIEAVVRLVRQTAAELSARLGHRDQGRSPVG, encoded by the coding sequence ATGGGGACCAGCAATGCACCCGCCGCGGGTCACGCGCTGGCCATCCTCACGCTGCTCGCTCGGCACGCGACACCGGTCGCGGCGGCGACGATCGCCCGCGAGCTGGGGCTGCCGCGGTCCACGACCTACCACCTGCTCACGGTCCTCGTCGAGCAGCAGTATGCCGTGCACCTGCCCGAGGAGCGGCGCTACGGCCTGGGTGTCGCCGCCTACGAGCTGGGCTCGGCCTACACCCGGCAGGCGCCGCTGCAACGGCTGGCCCGCCCGCGGCTGACCCGGCTCGCCGACGCGTGCGGGCACAACGCGCACCTGGCGGTGCTGCACGGGCCGGACGTGCTCTACGTCATCGAGGAGCGGGTCGCCGGGCGACCCTCGCTGGTCACCGACGCCGGGGTGCGCCTGCCCGCGACCCTCACCGCGAGCGGGCTGGCGATCCTGGCGGCGCTCCCGGCGGCGCAGGTGCGCGCGCTCTTCCCCTCGCGCGAGGCCTTCGTGCAGCGGCACGAGGAGGGCCCGCGCTCGCTAATGGAGCTGCGGCGGGTCCTCACCGAGACCCGCGCACGGGGGTATGCCGTCGAGGACGGCCTCGTGACCCCCGGGCTCGCGTCGGTCGCCTCGGCCGTGCTGGACCACTCCGGCCATCCGGTGGCCGGCGTCGCCGTGACCTACCCCGCGGATCGTGACCTGCGCATCGAGGCGGTCGTCCGGCTGGTCCGGCAGACGGCGGCCGAGCTGTCGGCGCGGCTCGGTCACCGCGACCAGGGACGCTCCCCGGTGGGCTGA
- a CDS encoding type II toxin-antitoxin system VapB family antitoxin — protein sequence MALNIKDAETDRLARELADATGESITVAARRAIEERLARVTALARAEKGTDELEGIIDRGRRRPVIDARTPEDIVGYDEAGLPG from the coding sequence ATGGCGCTGAACATCAAGGATGCCGAGACGGACCGATTGGCTCGAGAGCTCGCCGACGCCACGGGCGAGTCCATCACCGTGGCCGCGAGGCGCGCGATCGAGGAGCGCCTGGCCCGGGTCACCGCTCTTGCCCGGGCCGAGAAGGGCACGGACGAGCTCGAGGGGATCATCGACAGAGGACGTCGGCGCCCCGTGATCGACGCGCGGACGCCGGAGGACATCGTCGGTTACGACGAGGCGGGGCTGCCCGGGTGA
- a CDS encoding NUDIX hydrolase — translation MDLITLRRKASTAALLGFRVTPGPVKRAVVRTVAPSYTVGAVCVLEHDGEFLVLWQPHRRGWSLPGGLLGRAEDPADAVRREVAEEVGLDVDPGDPVTVRVDPVEQGVDVVFRVRLDQRPDLALATEARKARWTSRAELGPADRDTRGILDVLARAADAPRPGRLLDLPR, via the coding sequence ATGGACCTGATCACGCTGCGCCGCAAGGCGAGCACCGCAGCGCTACTCGGCTTCCGGGTGACGCCGGGGCCGGTGAAGCGGGCCGTGGTCCGCACCGTCGCCCCGAGCTACACGGTCGGCGCTGTGTGCGTCCTCGAGCACGATGGCGAGTTCCTCGTGCTGTGGCAGCCGCACCGGCGCGGCTGGAGCCTGCCGGGCGGGCTGCTCGGCCGCGCCGAGGATCCGGCGGACGCGGTGCGACGGGAGGTCGCCGAGGAGGTCGGGCTCGACGTCGACCCCGGTGACCCGGTCACGGTGCGGGTCGACCCGGTGGAGCAGGGGGTGGACGTCGTCTTCCGGGTGCGTCTGGACCAGCGGCCGGACCTGGCGCTCGCGACCGAGGCGCGCAAGGCCCGGTGGACCAGCCGGGCCGAGCTCGGTCCGGCCGACCGGGACACCCGAGGCATCCTGGACGTGCTGGCCCGGGCCGCGGACGCGCCACGCCCGGGGCGGCTGCTCGACCTGCCGCGCTAG
- a CDS encoding NADP-dependent oxidoreductase: MTPADQSAPAREVRLVARPHGWPKPSDFELATSELPELADGQVRVRNELISVDPYMRGRMNDTRSYVAPFELGRAMEGGAVGVVEESRAEGYAVGDHVLHQLGWREEAVVDAESARVVDTDAAPAPAYLGVLGMTGLTAYAGLVRVAQLREGDVVFVSGAAGAVGSVAGQVAKALGASRVIGSAGSQEKVDHLVDELGFDAAFNYKDGDVAAQLAEHAPDGIDVYFDNVGGEHLEAAIGALRQGGRIAICGAISSYNDTEPAPGPRNLARLIQVRGTMTGFLVSDHQDLAGEFAGQAAGWLSSGQLSSRETVVDGIEHAVDAFLGLLRGDNTGKMLVRV; encoded by the coding sequence GTGACCCCAGCCGACCAGTCCGCCCCCGCCCGTGAGGTCCGCCTCGTCGCCCGCCCGCACGGGTGGCCCAAGCCGTCCGACTTCGAGCTCGCGACGAGCGAGCTGCCCGAGCTCGCCGACGGGCAGGTGCGGGTGCGCAACGAGCTGATCTCCGTCGATCCCTACATGCGCGGTCGGATGAACGACACCCGGTCCTACGTCGCGCCCTTCGAGCTGGGCCGGGCGATGGAGGGCGGCGCCGTCGGGGTCGTCGAGGAGTCCCGCGCCGAGGGGTATGCCGTGGGTGACCACGTCCTGCACCAACTCGGCTGGCGCGAGGAGGCCGTCGTGGACGCCGAGTCCGCGCGCGTCGTCGACACCGACGCGGCGCCCGCCCCCGCCTACCTCGGGGTGCTCGGCATGACCGGGCTCACCGCCTACGCCGGGCTGGTCCGCGTCGCGCAGCTGCGCGAGGGCGACGTCGTCTTCGTCTCCGGGGCCGCCGGAGCGGTCGGCAGCGTGGCCGGCCAGGTGGCCAAGGCGCTCGGCGCGTCCCGCGTGATCGGCAGCGCCGGCTCCCAGGAGAAGGTGGACCACCTCGTGGACGAGCTCGGCTTCGACGCCGCCTTCAACTACAAGGACGGCGACGTCGCCGCCCAGCTCGCCGAGCACGCGCCCGACGGGATCGACGTCTACTTCGACAACGTCGGCGGCGAGCACCTGGAGGCCGCGATCGGGGCCCTGCGGCAGGGTGGCCGGATCGCGATCTGCGGCGCGATCTCGAGCTACAACGACACCGAGCCCGCGCCCGGGCCCCGCAATCTGGCCCGGCTCATCCAGGTGCGCGGCACGATGACCGGCTTCCTCGTCTCCGACCACCAGGACCTGGCGGGCGAGTTCGCCGGGCAGGCAGCCGGCTGGCTGTCTTCCGGGCAGCTGAGCTCCCGCGAGACCGTCGTCGACGGCATCGAGCACGCGGTCGACGCCTTCCTCGGGCTCCTGCGCGGCGATAACACCGGCAAGATGCTCGTCCGGGTCTGA
- a CDS encoding FAD-binding dehydrogenase, whose product MAEHADVVVVGAGLAGLVATAELVARGRRVVLVDQESTAHLGGQAWWSFGGLFLVDSPEQRRMRIHDSVELAWQDWCGSAGWDRLGDVDDPGEDDWGRRWARAYVEWAAGEKRAWLRERGVRLFPVVGWAERGDGTATGHGNSVPRFHLTWGTGPGLVEPFERVVRDGVAAGLVRLRGRHRVTGLVTTDGAVTGVRCDVLAEDPVERGRPSSREVVGEAELVAGAVVVTSGGIGANHDLVRRFWPERLGPAPREVVTGVPAYVDGSMLDPLEGASARLVNRDRMWHYVEGIPNHSPVWPGHGIRILPGPSSLWLDATGRRLPAPYLPGFDTLGTLAHLRRTAPDHDHSWFVASRTVLGKEYALSGSEQNPDLTGRSVRQVLGRVTTDVPAPVQAFVDHGADVVEASTVEELVARMNALTGEDLLDPADVRALVEARDRELANGYGKDVQVALVRAARASLGDKLIRTAAPHRLLDPRHGPLVAVRLRVLTRKTLGGVQTDLDSRALDDRGDPVPGLYAAGEVAGFGGGGVHGYRSLEGTFLGGCLFTGRAAGRAAAAAVVG is encoded by the coding sequence ATGGCAGAGCACGCGGACGTGGTCGTGGTCGGGGCGGGGCTGGCAGGGCTGGTCGCCACCGCCGAGCTGGTCGCCCGCGGGCGCCGGGTGGTCCTGGTCGACCAGGAGTCCACCGCGCACCTCGGCGGGCAGGCGTGGTGGAGCTTCGGCGGGCTCTTCCTCGTGGACAGCCCGGAGCAGCGGCGGATGCGCATCCACGACTCGGTCGAGCTCGCCTGGCAGGACTGGTGCGGCAGCGCGGGGTGGGACCGGCTCGGTGACGTCGACGACCCCGGCGAGGACGACTGGGGGCGGCGCTGGGCCCGGGCCTACGTCGAGTGGGCGGCGGGGGAGAAACGCGCCTGGCTGCGGGAGCGGGGCGTGCGCCTCTTCCCGGTCGTCGGCTGGGCCGAGCGGGGCGACGGCACCGCCACCGGTCACGGCAACTCCGTGCCGCGCTTCCACCTGACGTGGGGCACCGGGCCGGGGCTGGTCGAGCCGTTCGAGCGGGTCGTGCGGGACGGGGTCGCGGCCGGGCTGGTCCGGCTGCGCGGACGTCACCGGGTGACCGGGCTGGTCACCACCGACGGGGCGGTGACCGGGGTGCGCTGCGACGTGCTCGCGGAGGACCCGGTGGAGCGGGGTAGGCCCTCCTCCCGCGAGGTCGTCGGCGAGGCGGAGCTCGTGGCGGGCGCGGTCGTGGTCACCTCCGGCGGGATCGGGGCGAACCACGACCTGGTCAGGCGGTTCTGGCCGGAGCGGCTCGGGCCGGCGCCGCGGGAGGTGGTGACCGGTGTCCCGGCCTACGTCGACGGCTCGATGCTCGACCCGCTCGAGGGGGCTAGTGCGCGGCTGGTCAACCGGGACCGGATGTGGCACTACGTCGAGGGCATACCCAACCACTCGCCGGTGTGGCCCGGGCACGGCATCCGGATCCTGCCGGGCCCGAGCAGCCTGTGGCTGGACGCGACCGGCCGGCGGCTCCCGGCGCCCTACCTGCCCGGTTTCGACACCCTCGGCACCCTCGCGCACCTGCGCAGGACGGCACCGGACCACGACCACAGCTGGTTCGTGGCGAGCCGGACCGTGCTCGGCAAGGAGTATGCGCTCTCCGGGTCGGAGCAGAACCCCGACCTCACCGGGCGCTCGGTACGGCAGGTGCTGGGGAGGGTGACGACCGACGTGCCGGCGCCGGTGCAGGCCTTCGTCGACCACGGCGCCGACGTCGTCGAGGCGAGCACCGTGGAGGAGCTCGTCGCGCGCATGAACGCGCTGACCGGTGAGGACCTGCTCGACCCGGCGGACGTCCGGGCGCTGGTCGAGGCGCGCGACCGCGAGCTCGCCAACGGCTACGGCAAGGACGTGCAGGTGGCGCTGGTGCGTGCGGCACGGGCCTCGCTGGGCGACAAGCTCATCCGTACCGCCGCACCGCACCGCTTGCTGGACCCGAGGCACGGGCCGCTGGTCGCCGTGCGGCTGCGCGTCCTGACCCGCAAGACCCTCGGCGGGGTGCAGACCGACCTCGACTCCCGCGCGCTCGACGACCGCGGCGACCCGGTCCCCGGCCTGTATGCCGCCGGCGAGGTCGCCGGCTTCGGCGGCGGCGGGGTGCACGGCTACCGGTCGCTGGAGGGCACCTTCCTGGGCGGGTGCCTCTTCACCGGGCGCGCGGCCGGTCGAGCGGCCGCGGCGGCTGTGGTTGGCTGA
- a CDS encoding type II toxin-antitoxin system VapC family toxin: protein MTIVLDTSAVAAVIFGEPDAETLLRVMQRAAGDLLMSAATSVEVGIVVETRQGREATQDLRLLLDRLGVDIAPLDAAQASIAVDAWRRFGKGRHPASLNLGDCFAYAAAQRRDAPLLFKGGDFAQTDVRSAL from the coding sequence GTGACGATCGTTCTGGACACGTCGGCGGTCGCCGCCGTCATCTTCGGCGAGCCCGACGCCGAAACCCTCCTCCGAGTCATGCAGCGGGCCGCCGGGGACCTCCTGATGAGTGCCGCGACATCCGTCGAGGTCGGCATCGTCGTGGAGACCCGGCAAGGCCGGGAGGCGACCCAGGATCTAAGACTGCTGCTGGACCGGCTCGGGGTCGACATCGCACCGCTCGACGCTGCACAGGCGTCGATCGCCGTCGACGCCTGGCGCCGCTTCGGCAAGGGGCGCCACCCAGCATCCCTCAACCTGGGTGACTGCTTCGCCTACGCCGCCGCACAGCGCCGAGATGCCCCGCTGCTGTTCAAGGGGGGTGACTTCGCTCAGACGGACGTCAGGTCAGCGCTGTGA